The proteins below come from a single Gimesia alba genomic window:
- a CDS encoding glycosyltransferase family 4 protein — protein MSKEDPPPIDVLLFAGPFELRGTSAYTLRLAQYAPVYDIKTRVVCPDASKVDPSMRSKLEITEYRNLGVPILGQLVLRLVKQETKKKPPDLIHIQSRHVLPQGQWLARKLKRPFLLTVNDYLQSDEKLRIDMRWCKGIITVSDSVKKDLIARTGLPEDFVLVIPSGVDVPDHSHLSPVLSQDHQPVVGTAGPLEAIKGLPYFLGAASRVLEVNPEVQFLISGAGPEESNLRHLVRDLEISENVTFVPNLYDFSISLEAMDIFCLASLRQGLGTIMLEAMALAKPVIATGVGGIYSVIRDGETGLVVPPSNSEALANSILKLLKDPLKARAMGESSRELVRQEFRIETMIESTIEQYKRALQMTS, from the coding sequence ATGAGTAAAGAAGATCCACCCCCCATTGATGTATTGCTGTTTGCCGGCCCTTTTGAGTTACGGGGGACGTCTGCCTACACTCTGCGATTAGCACAATACGCGCCAGTCTATGACATTAAAACACGCGTCGTCTGCCCGGATGCATCAAAAGTCGATCCCAGTATGCGCTCCAAACTGGAGATTACCGAGTATCGCAATCTGGGAGTGCCGATTCTCGGACAACTTGTTTTACGATTAGTAAAGCAGGAAACAAAAAAGAAACCGCCTGATTTGATTCATATCCAATCCCGGCATGTTTTGCCGCAGGGTCAATGGCTTGCCAGAAAACTGAAGCGTCCGTTTCTATTAACCGTCAATGACTATCTACAGAGCGATGAAAAATTGCGCATTGATATGCGCTGGTGCAAAGGAATCATTACGGTTAGTGACTCCGTGAAAAAAGATCTCATCGCGCGCACAGGGCTGCCGGAAGATTTTGTGTTAGTTATTCCCAGCGGCGTGGATGTTCCCGATCACTCGCATCTTTCCCCTGTTTTGTCGCAAGACCATCAGCCTGTCGTGGGAACTGCCGGGCCTTTAGAAGCGATCAAAGGCTTGCCTTATTTTCTAGGGGCCGCCAGTCGCGTGCTGGAAGTAAATCCGGAAGTACAATTCCTGATTTCCGGTGCAGGGCCCGAGGAAAGCAACCTGCGTCATTTAGTACGTGATCTGGAAATTTCTGAAAACGTGACGTTCGTTCCCAACTTATACGACTTCTCGATTTCGCTCGAAGCGATGGATATCTTCTGCCTGGCCTCTCTGCGACAAGGGCTGGGGACGATTATGCTGGAAGCGATGGCACTGGCAAAACCGGTGATTGCAACCGGTGTCGGTGGAATCTATTCTGTGATTCGCGATGGCGAAACCGGACTGGTGGTTCCCCCTTCCAACAGTGAAGCTCTGGCGAATAGTATTCTCAAGTTATTAAAAGACCCACTCAAAGCACGAGCAATGGGAGAATCGTCACGGGAACTGGTCAGGCAGGAATTTCGTATCGAAACGATGATCGAGAGCACAATAGAACAATATAAACGAGCGCTGCAGATGACGTCATAA
- a CDS encoding response regulator, whose protein sequence is MVNARSQAPYQLLIADDDSGFRDVLKELLAPYFKLFEAESGEEAVELVEQIHVDIVLLDMHMDVLTGLEAVRIMKQTNEILPCILITADATEELRQDASAANAYDVLAKPVKRQELVTTVSHALVDTYHDPDVPSWLGN, encoded by the coding sequence ATGGTCAATGCCAGATCTCAAGCTCCTTATCAATTACTGATTGCCGATGACGACTCCGGATTCCGTGATGTTCTCAAAGAGCTTTTAGCTCCTTACTTCAAACTGTTCGAAGCGGAGTCGGGTGAAGAAGCGGTGGAACTTGTCGAGCAAATCCACGTTGATATTGTGTTACTCGATATGCACATGGACGTTTTAACAGGGCTCGAAGCGGTCCGCATCATGAAGCAGACCAACGAGATTCTGCCCTGTATTCTGATTACTGCTGACGCCACTGAGGAATTACGACAGGACGCCAGTGCTGCGAATGCGTATGACGTTCTCGCTAAGCCAGTCAAACGACAGGAGTTAGTTACGACTGTTTCTCACGCCCTGGTCGACACGTATCACGATCCGGATGTGCCTTCCTGGTTAGGCAACTAG
- a CDS encoding NfeD family protein — MDYSLIAILALVVTLMLFVAEIFLPSGGLITVLALTCMASSVWAAWMAWWGTSPSLWWTYIASVIVLIPATLGFAIKFFPNTAWGKKVILEVPTLEEVTGFQEETEHLQSLIGKTGKTQTLLNPSGFVLVDHERLNCESQGMIIEAQTDVKVIAVEGTRLVVKVKKQPTAEKEFPEQKTSQSGDTIAGDALDFEIPET; from the coding sequence ATGGATTATTCGCTGATTGCAATTCTGGCATTGGTCGTGACACTGATGTTGTTTGTGGCAGAGATCTTTCTTCCCTCGGGGGGCCTGATCACCGTATTGGCTTTGACATGTATGGCCAGCTCGGTCTGGGCTGCCTGGATGGCTTGGTGGGGAACGAGCCCTTCTCTATGGTGGACTTACATTGCCAGTGTTATCGTTCTGATCCCTGCCACGCTGGGATTTGCCATCAAGTTTTTTCCGAATACGGCCTGGGGCAAGAAAGTTATCCTCGAAGTGCCGACACTGGAAGAGGTCACTGGCTTCCAGGAAGAGACTGAACATTTGCAGTCTCTGATCGGAAAAACGGGAAAAACGCAAACTCTTTTGAACCCTAGCGGCTTTGTACTCGTTGATCATGAAAGACTAAACTGCGAGAGTCAGGGGATGATTATTGAAGCACAGACAGACGTGAAAGTGATTGCCGTAGAAGGGACCAGGCTGGTGGTAAAAGTCAAAAAACAACCAACGGCGGAAAAGGAGTTCCCAGAACAGAAAACCTCACAATCGGGTGACACCATTGCCGGTGATGCACTTGATTTCGAAATCCCGGAGACTTGA
- the floA gene encoding flotillin-like protein FloA (flotillin-like protein involved in membrane lipid rafts): MNALNLLAVEDGSTVTWIVGVVVSLGALVFFAVFARYAGLWIQCKMTKAGIGFVNLVIMTIKKVNPTIIVRSKIMAIQSGVTRHYDISTRNLEAHYLAGGNVPNVIRALIAAQRAKIELDWQAAQAIDLAGRDILDAVRTSVYPKVIDCPDPRKTNATLDAVAGDGIQLNVRARVTVRTNLKQLVGGATEETVIARVGQGIVQAIGSTDTYEKVLENPDKITQIVLNEGLEKQTAYTIVSIDIADIDVGENIGARLQADHAEAEMRVAQAKAEQRRADQKAREQEMVALTQENRAKVVLAEAQVPKAIAEAFRTKKMGLKDYYELKNIQADTKMRDSIATPEREMAPTS; encoded by the coding sequence ATGAACGCCTTGAATCTTTTAGCAGTAGAAGATGGTTCAACTGTCACCTGGATTGTGGGGGTTGTGGTCTCTCTCGGGGCGTTGGTGTTTTTTGCGGTTTTCGCACGCTACGCCGGACTGTGGATTCAATGTAAGATGACGAAGGCCGGTATTGGCTTCGTGAATCTGGTCATCATGACCATTAAAAAAGTGAATCCGACAATCATTGTTCGCAGTAAAATCATGGCGATTCAGTCGGGGGTCACGCGGCACTATGACATCTCTACCCGTAATCTCGAAGCACACTACCTGGCGGGCGGAAATGTTCCGAATGTGATTCGGGCTTTGATTGCGGCTCAACGTGCGAAGATTGAACTCGACTGGCAGGCAGCCCAGGCGATTGACCTGGCGGGGCGTGATATTCTGGACGCGGTACGAACCAGCGTCTATCCCAAGGTGATTGATTGTCCCGATCCCCGTAAAACCAACGCGACATTAGACGCTGTGGCCGGTGATGGGATTCAGCTCAATGTACGTGCCCGTGTGACCGTGCGAACAAACCTGAAACAGTTGGTGGGTGGTGCGACGGAAGAAACCGTGATCGCGCGTGTGGGCCAGGGGATTGTGCAGGCCATTGGTTCGACAGACACCTATGAAAAGGTACTTGAAAACCCCGACAAAATTACACAGATCGTATTGAATGAAGGCCTGGAGAAACAGACAGCCTACACGATTGTTTCGATTGATATTGCCGACATTGATGTTGGTGAAAATATTGGTGCTCGTCTGCAGGCAGACCATGCCGAAGCGGAGATGCGTGTTGCTCAGGCGAAAGCAGAACAACGTCGTGCCGATCAGAAAGCCCGCGAACAGGAAATGGTCGCGTTGACTCAGGAGAATCGGGCTAAGGTCGTACTGGCAGAGGCACAAGTTCCTAAAGCGATTGCCGAGGCATTCCGCACCAAAAAAATGGGCCTGAAGGATTATTATGAACTGAAAAACATTCAGGCAGACACCAAAATGCGAGATTCGATTGCCACTCCTGAAAGAGAAATGGCTCCTACATCATAA
- a CDS encoding DUF4332 domain-containing protein: MKITRIHVDQFGNWRDLNLAPLNAGINVFYGPNETGKSTLMRMIRGILYGFQTEEIREHSRVSNDVPWSALLDIKHQGQRYEIRRQTSAKGRGQFSFQGESSSSLNQGLLASLHAGVPENVYENVFAIGLNELQELGTLHGDQVAEHIYGLSLGPEGQAILDASSRLNQSRQTLLSRDFKNGKLVDLYQQLDELNSKLADLEQQAQRFFNLSSELQNLRAESDSLKKRKTGLQYQIRGHRFLDRVWKPWQEVQDLHQKLKQLPVVHDFPDGGVAQLDEYDRELKQAEAKLLEIKAEIKRLRNEIEQFELDNELLNFAPNIQSLADQKTWMADLEQQYQAGESQVRDLEQTLKQHLKPNQTLSDITHIKTTPDNNQRLINAARAYRQSAGKRKNAHQRYKKVSRRYQQTLAQLQEQSSRLIDGHSIDEELQRARERMKHLERLSQLRFRESELLIRQESVKEQLVGLQSHARIPSWAKKTLFGFALAGMLLIVAGFWRGVSDAALIGLIFCLSGTFLGGTTWALKKHFEVDLDDQKETLQDEIWALDVHLRETRQEIDRILEDEYFSLKLIREGHSLTSHKHQSKVPSLKFNDENILRTELLHELALKIAELEQLKVAQERSQKTRQLLVKLRNRSQEIQRQFSGKRHEWCECLKQLGLTETLKLDEAFQMWHQVSNANLYANQLHQEQQRIKPMGDLIDMFYSRVRDLGLRMNRDQHDFDQPFEVISEWERELDALSGQRKERTRLRKEEKRLHQEADALQLQIQELKHNRSGLLMQGNAANREEFLQRAASLQERIQLEKQLANAQTELEHVSRSEQEMAIVEDDLLNFNPDENAEHLEMLNLELEDIEQDLVTTAENMGRLKQDYQNAKTDRSSAELRFQREQILEQIRLAGEDWFTAELSAVGLNQLRSEYERTSQPETLAIASDYLRQLTNGKYTNIWTPLGEQFPKIDDDHGHTLTVSELSSGTREQLFMAIRLAMVERFRNQGVELPIILDDVLVNFDQERTTAAIETLNAVANKGQQILFFTCHLHLTRLFEEHGSSPVWLPETRSQRPLASHPVERHIETSSNHSKSEKPEYSLDWSSPIQNLQALSDSQIQAMQQIGIQTIGDFLARSADQIAGELQHEHLTAGLIFEWQSQARLAACIRGVSPAEAAQLVSCGITEIDEVATMPVKEIWSFVESCQNSSRNLSDPQITQKRVKQWSHWARQARTYDAEHAASSPHLKTQQAETSGGKREYRRDNSHADANDQSPMIPPFYLGRSMPVEEAPSIGPKTAHRLEKIGIFTVNDLLECNPEFISRKLKVRHIKEQTIRLWKKQTKLVCCIPGLRGHDAQILVACGFYEPETIARSSPQKLFEKVKSFIKTNQGQQILRNGKEPDFQEVSDWISWSQQARKLRAA; encoded by the coding sequence ATGAAAATAACCAGAATCCATGTCGACCAATTTGGAAACTGGCGCGATTTGAATCTTGCCCCCCTGAATGCGGGGATCAATGTTTTTTATGGCCCGAATGAAACCGGCAAATCAACCTTGATGCGCATGATCCGCGGCATCCTGTATGGCTTTCAGACAGAAGAAATCCGCGAACATTCTCGCGTTTCGAATGATGTTCCCTGGTCGGCTCTATTGGATATCAAACATCAGGGGCAACGCTACGAAATTCGACGCCAGACCAGCGCCAAAGGCAGAGGGCAGTTTTCGTTTCAGGGAGAATCAAGTAGCAGTTTAAACCAGGGTTTGCTGGCATCACTGCATGCCGGGGTGCCAGAAAATGTTTATGAAAACGTATTTGCCATCGGCTTAAATGAATTGCAGGAACTGGGAACGTTACACGGCGATCAGGTTGCCGAGCATATTTACGGCCTCTCCCTCGGCCCGGAAGGCCAGGCAATCCTGGATGCTTCCAGCCGTTTAAATCAATCCAGACAAACACTATTGAGCCGTGACTTCAAAAACGGAAAGCTGGTTGACCTGTATCAGCAGTTAGATGAGCTGAATTCCAAACTTGCCGACCTGGAACAACAGGCACAACGTTTTTTCAATTTATCGAGTGAATTGCAAAACTTGCGAGCAGAGTCAGACAGCCTTAAAAAACGGAAAACGGGTCTGCAATATCAGATCCGGGGACATCGTTTTCTGGATCGGGTCTGGAAACCCTGGCAGGAAGTACAAGACTTACATCAGAAATTAAAGCAGCTTCCCGTCGTTCATGATTTTCCGGATGGCGGCGTTGCTCAACTCGACGAATATGACCGCGAACTCAAACAGGCGGAAGCAAAACTGCTTGAGATAAAAGCGGAAATCAAACGGCTTCGCAATGAGATTGAGCAGTTTGAACTGGACAACGAGCTGCTCAACTTTGCACCGAATATTCAGAGTCTGGCCGATCAGAAAACCTGGATGGCTGATCTGGAGCAGCAGTATCAGGCAGGCGAATCGCAAGTTCGTGATCTGGAACAGACACTGAAACAACATCTGAAACCAAATCAGACACTCAGCGATATTACGCACATCAAAACCACGCCCGATAATAATCAACGATTGATTAACGCAGCCCGTGCTTATCGGCAGTCGGCAGGCAAACGAAAGAATGCACACCAGCGATACAAAAAAGTGTCTCGCAGATACCAGCAGACTTTAGCACAACTTCAGGAGCAATCGAGTCGACTGATTGACGGTCATTCTATTGACGAAGAATTGCAACGTGCCAGAGAGCGGATGAAACATCTGGAACGCCTGAGCCAATTACGCTTCCGAGAGTCCGAGCTTTTGATTCGTCAGGAATCGGTTAAGGAACAACTGGTGGGGCTGCAAAGTCACGCACGCATTCCCAGCTGGGCCAAGAAAACGTTGTTTGGTTTTGCCTTAGCTGGCATGCTCTTAATTGTTGCCGGTTTTTGGCGTGGCGTTTCGGATGCGGCTCTGATCGGTCTGATCTTCTGTCTCTCAGGTACGTTTTTAGGGGGGACGACCTGGGCGCTCAAAAAACATTTCGAAGTGGATCTCGATGATCAAAAGGAAACACTGCAGGATGAAATCTGGGCGCTCGACGTGCATCTGCGCGAAACACGACAAGAGATTGATCGCATTTTGGAAGACGAATACTTCTCGCTCAAGCTGATTAGGGAAGGTCACTCGCTGACCAGTCACAAGCATCAGTCCAAAGTCCCCTCCTTAAAATTCAATGATGAAAATATTTTGCGAACCGAATTGCTCCACGAACTTGCTTTGAAAATTGCAGAACTGGAACAGTTGAAAGTCGCGCAGGAGCGGTCGCAGAAAACCCGCCAGCTTTTGGTCAAACTGCGTAACCGATCCCAGGAAATTCAACGGCAGTTTAGCGGCAAACGCCATGAATGGTGTGAATGTCTCAAGCAACTGGGCTTAACAGAAACATTGAAACTTGATGAAGCATTCCAGATGTGGCATCAGGTTTCCAATGCCAATCTGTACGCGAATCAGCTCCATCAGGAACAGCAGCGGATCAAACCCATGGGCGATCTTATCGACATGTTTTATAGCCGCGTCAGAGATCTGGGGCTGCGTATGAATCGCGACCAGCATGATTTTGACCAACCATTTGAAGTGATTTCTGAATGGGAACGCGAACTCGATGCACTTTCCGGCCAGAGAAAAGAACGGACGCGTCTGCGTAAAGAAGAGAAGCGACTACACCAGGAAGCAGACGCACTGCAGTTGCAAATTCAGGAACTCAAACACAACCGCTCAGGCTTATTGATGCAAGGAAACGCAGCGAACCGGGAAGAATTCCTGCAACGCGCCGCTTCTTTGCAGGAACGCATTCAACTCGAAAAGCAGTTGGCGAATGCACAGACCGAGCTGGAGCATGTCAGTCGATCCGAACAGGAGATGGCGATTGTCGAAGATGACCTGCTGAATTTCAATCCGGACGAAAATGCCGAGCATCTGGAAATGTTGAATCTGGAACTGGAGGACATCGAACAGGATCTGGTGACCACCGCGGAGAACATGGGACGGCTCAAACAGGACTATCAAAATGCCAAAACCGATCGTAGTTCGGCTGAGTTACGCTTTCAACGGGAACAGATCCTCGAACAAATCAGACTGGCCGGCGAAGACTGGTTTACAGCCGAACTCTCCGCCGTGGGGCTGAACCAGTTACGCTCAGAATATGAACGCACCTCGCAACCGGAAACATTGGCGATCGCCTCGGACTATCTGCGTCAGTTAACCAATGGAAAATACACAAATATCTGGACGCCTCTCGGGGAACAGTTCCCGAAAATTGATGATGATCACGGGCACACGTTGACGGTGAGCGAATTAAGCAGCGGTACACGCGAGCAACTTTTCATGGCAATCCGCCTGGCGATGGTCGAACGTTTTCGCAATCAGGGAGTAGAGCTTCCGATCATTCTGGATGATGTTCTTGTGAATTTCGATCAGGAACGTACCACAGCCGCCATTGAAACATTAAATGCGGTCGCTAATAAAGGCCAGCAAATCCTGTTCTTCACCTGCCATCTGCACCTGACTCGTCTGTTTGAAGAGCATGGCAGTTCGCCTGTCTGGCTGCCTGAAACTCGTTCGCAGCGACCTCTTGCCTCTCATCCAGTCGAGCGACATATTGAAACTTCAAGTAACCACTCAAAATCAGAAAAACCGGAATACAGTCTGGACTGGTCGTCTCCTATTCAAAACCTGCAAGCTTTGAGTGATTCCCAGATCCAGGCAATGCAGCAGATTGGCATTCAGACCATTGGTGATTTTCTTGCTCGCAGTGCCGATCAGATTGCTGGAGAACTGCAACACGAACACCTGACAGCCGGACTGATTTTTGAATGGCAATCTCAGGCGAGACTGGCAGCGTGTATCCGTGGTGTCTCACCAGCAGAAGCAGCCCAGCTGGTTTCGTGTGGTATTACAGAAATTGACGAAGTCGCCACCATGCCTGTCAAAGAAATCTGGTCTTTTGTTGAATCCTGTCAAAATTCATCAAGAAACCTGAGTGATCCCCAGATCACACAGAAACGAGTAAAGCAATGGAGTCACTGGGCTCGTCAGGCACGAACTTATGATGCTGAGCACGCTGCTTCCTCTCCGCATTTAAAGACGCAGCAGGCAGAAACTTCCGGCGGAAAACGGGAATATCGGCGAGACAATTCTCACGCGGATGCGAACGATCAAAGCCCGATGATTCCCCCTTTCTATTTGGGACGTTCCATGCCCGTGGAAGAAGCCCCGTCCATTGGTCCCAAAACAGCGCACCGTCTCGAGAAAATTGGAATATTCACCGTCAATGATCTGTTGGAGTGCAATCCCGAATTTATTTCCAGGAAGCTCAAGGTGCGGCACATTAAAGAGCAGACGATTCGTCTGTGGAAAAAACAAACAAAACTGGTCTGCTGTATTCCCGGTCTGCGAGGTCATGACGCACAGATTCTGGTTGCCTGCGGTTTCTATGAACCGGAAACGATAGCCCGATCTTCGCCTCAAAAACTGTTCGAAAAAGTAAAGTCGTTTATCAAAACAAACCAGGGACAGCAGATTCTCCGCAACGGAAAAGAACCTGATTTCCAGGAAGTGTCAGACTGGATCAGCTGGTCGCAGCAAGCCAGAAAGCTGCGTGCTGCCTGA
- a CDS encoding CinA family nicotinamide mononucleotide deamidase-related protein, with protein sequence MQAEIIALGSELTNGEKLDTNSQWLSTELASVGISTHFHTTIADHIDEIVDQLRLSSQRSDLVLITGGLGPTLDDLTRQAMAELISADLVLDEESLHTIESMFQKRSREMPERNRIQAMFPEGAEAIPNLHGTAPGIWMQVPRTDSKPDCCIAAMPGVPSEMKPMFYQSVLPRLSRGTNIIRFARVNCFGVGESKTEELLGDITSRGRDPEVGITAHEATITLRIKAMGESVEACEQKISETYELIHQRIGEYIFGYEDEELEHIVVALLSQRVQTLATCECGTGGLLSYRFTEVAGSADFYAGGTVSTIQNILNQESLQTDSKQQTLDAAAAISLAKATRENYASDFALSIILDVNQSWQDNENVPQAFVALAAEGIELVEEIGLTVNRAIAKSRVTKAALNLLRRTLIDLGNES encoded by the coding sequence ATGCAAGCAGAAATCATCGCCCTCGGCAGTGAATTGACCAATGGTGAAAAACTTGATACGAACAGCCAGTGGCTGAGCACGGAGTTAGCTTCTGTAGGCATTTCCACGCACTTTCACACCACGATCGCCGATCACATTGATGAAATTGTAGATCAACTGCGTCTATCCTCGCAGCGGTCAGATCTGGTACTGATCACAGGAGGCCTGGGGCCGACACTGGACGACCTGACGAGGCAGGCGATGGCAGAATTAATCAGTGCGGATCTGGTTCTGGATGAGGAATCGCTACATACCATTGAAAGCATGTTTCAGAAACGGTCGCGGGAGATGCCTGAACGCAACCGAATTCAAGCGATGTTTCCCGAAGGGGCCGAAGCGATCCCAAACCTGCACGGGACAGCGCCGGGCATCTGGATGCAGGTACCACGAACTGATTCAAAACCCGACTGCTGCATCGCCGCCATGCCTGGTGTTCCTTCGGAAATGAAGCCAATGTTTTATCAGTCGGTTCTTCCCCGGCTCTCGCGTGGAACCAACATCATCCGTTTCGCCCGCGTCAATTGCTTTGGGGTGGGTGAATCGAAAACGGAGGAACTGCTCGGTGACATTACCAGCCGCGGGCGAGATCCGGAAGTGGGAATCACCGCGCATGAAGCAACCATTACATTACGAATCAAAGCGATGGGTGAGTCTGTCGAAGCCTGTGAACAGAAAATATCAGAAACGTATGAACTGATCCATCAGCGGATTGGCGAATATATCTTTGGCTATGAGGATGAGGAGCTGGAGCACATTGTAGTGGCGTTACTGAGCCAGCGGGTACAGACTCTGGCGACATGTGAGTGTGGGACCGGCGGCTTGTTATCGTATCGCTTCACCGAGGTCGCTGGTTCTGCCGATTTTTATGCCGGTGGCACGGTCTCGACAATTCAAAATATTCTCAATCAGGAGTCTCTGCAGACAGATAGCAAACAACAGACGTTGGATGCTGCCGCTGCGATTTCTCTGGCAAAAGCAACGCGTGAAAACTATGCAAGCGATTTCGCATTGTCGATTATTCTCGACGTGAATCAATCCTGGCAGGATAACGAGAACGTTCCTCAAGCGTTCGTGGCTTTGGCGGCTGAGGGGATCGAATTGGTTGAAGAAATCGGGTTAACCGTGAATCGCGCGATTGCCAAAAGCCGGGTTACAAAAGCAGCCCTCAATTTATTAAGACGGACGCTGATTGATTTGGGAAATGAAAGTTGA
- a CDS encoding metallophosphoesterase family protein, with the protein MPFVPIRFIHASNLRLDHQPQGVGAVSKESQICLEDCTLITFQEIVKSCLEHEIDFLLLTGNTFINEDHSIRARIALLDGFQQLASENIQVFVIPGQHDPLSAWDLQSNWPGNVTFLSPQDHDTLDILRNEETIATLQVLGSAHLKKQQSLKLNQRNQLFNQHDQRALSIGLIAANSPTRPVDYSGESKQSIPLTLSSDFLPANWQTDEINEVAVDYIALCKGTQRHTFEMHPGLAHHPGTSQGLNFDEHKQTGVTLVTVGSEAQLDLRLLKVAAVRWLVVELDLEPETTSKQLKQLMKEALLSRKSAGHETLWMVRWHIKGSGDLFDSLRSFKYQSGWSSELAMELNDRLPILLEQAFYLQYRDVHSSRTASDLVHRFQRQIEAFKRESESPLKNLLTHTTQLDQTWHERLGSLTNQIDEQAIFNSAIRNGQTWLNITSDEEVHS; encoded by the coding sequence ATGCCATTCGTACCAATCAGGTTTATACACGCCAGCAATTTGCGCCTCGACCATCAACCTCAGGGGGTTGGTGCGGTCTCGAAAGAATCGCAGATCTGTCTCGAAGATTGCACTTTGATCACGTTCCAGGAGATCGTGAAATCGTGCCTGGAGCATGAGATTGACTTCCTGCTGCTGACGGGCAACACCTTTATCAATGAAGACCATAGTATCCGTGCCCGCATTGCATTACTGGATGGGTTCCAACAGCTGGCGTCTGAAAACATTCAAGTCTTTGTCATCCCCGGCCAACACGATCCATTGAGTGCCTGGGATTTACAATCCAACTGGCCTGGCAATGTCACATTTCTCTCTCCACAAGATCATGATACGCTTGATATTCTGCGCAATGAAGAAACCATCGCAACGCTGCAGGTACTGGGCTCAGCGCACCTCAAAAAACAGCAGTCTTTGAAATTAAATCAACGCAATCAGTTGTTCAATCAACATGACCAACGTGCGCTTTCCATCGGCCTGATAGCGGCAAATTCCCCCACGAGGCCAGTTGATTATTCTGGAGAGTCAAAGCAATCAATCCCGCTGACTCTTTCGAGTGACTTTCTGCCTGCCAACTGGCAAACGGATGAAATCAACGAGGTGGCCGTCGACTACATTGCACTCTGTAAGGGAACCCAACGGCATACGTTTGAAATGCACCCCGGTCTGGCCCATCATCCAGGCACTTCTCAGGGGCTCAATTTTGATGAACACAAACAGACTGGAGTCACCCTGGTTACTGTCGGATCAGAGGCGCAATTGGACCTGCGACTGCTCAAAGTCGCTGCGGTTCGCTGGTTGGTGGTCGAGCTCGATCTGGAACCGGAAACAACATCAAAGCAACTGAAGCAACTGATGAAAGAAGCTTTGCTATCACGTAAATCTGCCGGCCATGAAACGTTATGGATGGTCCGCTGGCACATCAAAGGCTCAGGTGATTTATTTGATTCGCTGAGAAGCTTCAAGTATCAGAGTGGCTGGAGCAGTGAACTGGCGATGGAGCTCAATGATCGTCTGCCTATCTTGCTGGAACAAGCTTTTTATCTTCAATACAGAGACGTGCATTCCAGCAGAACAGCATCTGATCTGGTACATCGATTTCAGCGACAAATTGAAGCATTCAAACGGGAATCGGAATCACCACTCAAGAATTTACTCACCCACACGACGCAGCTTGATCAGACTTGGCATGAACGCCTCGGTTCGCTCACTAATCAGATTGACGAGCAAGCCATCTTCAATTCAGCCATCCGAAATGGACAGACCTGGCTCAACATTACATCGGATGAGGAAGTACACTCATGA